TTGACCTGGTCGGCCTCGACCCGGCCGTGTACGGCGACCGCTACCCCGACCAGCTCTCCGGCGGGCAGCGGCAGCGGGTGGGCGTGGCCAGGGCGCTGGCGGCCGACCCGCCGGTGCTGCTGATGGACGAGCCGTTCGGGGCCGTGGACCCGGTGGTGCGCGAGCGCCTCCAGAACGAGTTCCTGCGGCTCCAGGCCGAGATGCGCAAGACGGTCCTCTTCGTGACGCACGACATCGAGGAGGCGGTCAGGCTCGGTGACCGCATCGCGGTCTACGGCCAGGGCCGCGTGGAGCAGTTCGACTCGCCGGCGGCCGTGCTCGGCGCCCCGGCGAACGACTACGTCGCGTCGTTCGTGGGCAGCGACCGCGGGCTGAAGCGGCTGTCGGTGACGCCGGTGGAGAAGGGCGACCTCGAACAGCCGCCCGTGGTGCACCTGGCCGACCCGATGGAACGCGCCGCGGCGCGGATGCGGGCCGACGGCGCGCGCTGGGCGGTCGTGCTCGACGAGAACGAGCGGCTGCACGGCTGGGTGCCGGCCCACGAGGCGCGGAGCGGCGAGGACGCGGGCCGGGTCGCGCGCCACGCGCGGCGCATGGAGGCGTGGCTGCCGCTGGGCGCGTCGTTGAAGAAGGCGTTCAGCATGATGCTCCAGTACGACGCCGGCTGGATCGCCGTGCTCGACGAGGAGGACCGCTTCCTCGGCGTGCTCACCCCGGGCAGCCTGCACGAGGCGCTGCGCCGGTCCATCGACGCGGACGCGCTGGACGTGCCGCGCGCCGAGGTCGCGTTCGACACGGCCGAGGCGCCGCGGGTCGCGGCCGACTGACCGGGCCGCCCGGTCCCCGCGCGGCGGGCCCCGGCGCCGCGGGTCACACGGGCGAGCGCACGGGTCCTTCGCCCTCGCCGGCCCCGCCCTCGCCGTCGGGCAGGCGGCAGACGCGTTCGAGGAAGAGGGCCGCCGCGATCACCGCGACGCCGGCGAGCACGGCGAGTCCCGCGTAGAGCGCCTGGTCGCGGCGGTTCGGCACGTCGAAGCGCTCCATCAGCAGGAACAGCCCGAGGCCGCCGTAGCAGCCCGCGACCAGCGCGGAGACCAGCGCGCTCGCCTGGCCGAACACGACCGCGCGCGCCGCCATCATCCGGTCCACCGGCCGCGCCCCCGGGCGCCGTTCGCGCTGCGCGCGCAGCCGCGACCGCAGGGACAGCGCCGTCGCCAGCAGCGCGGCGGCGATCAGGGTCAGGATGACGGGGGAGAGC
Above is a genomic segment from Streptomyces marincola containing:
- a CDS encoding ABC transporter ATP-binding protein, which produces MLRFEQVSKRYADGTVAVDDLNLDVAEGELVTLVGPSGCGKTTTMRMVNRLEEPTAGRILFDGRDVAEYDPVRLRRRIGYVIQQVGLFPHRTVLDNTATVPHLLGWRRPKARQRAAELLDLVGLDPAVYGDRYPDQLSGGQRQRVGVARALAADPPVLLMDEPFGAVDPVVRERLQNEFLRLQAEMRKTVLFVTHDIEEAVRLGDRIAVYGQGRVEQFDSPAAVLGAPANDYVASFVGSDRGLKRLSVTPVEKGDLEQPPVVHLADPMERAAARMRADGARWAVVLDENERLHGWVPAHEARSGEDAGRVARHARRMEAWLPLGASLKKAFSMMLQYDAGWIAVLDEEDRFLGVLTPGSLHEALRRSIDADALDVPRAEVAFDTAEAPRVAAD
- a CDS encoding DUF3180 domain-containing protein; amino-acid sequence: MNQLRIGTLAGLFAAALGLSWAGVGLWESFGNTPPAVPLLSPVILTLIAAALLATALSLRSRLRAQRERRPGARPVDRMMAARAVVFGQASALVSALVAGCYGGLGLFLLMERFDVPNRRDQALYAGLAVLAGVAVIAAALFLERVCRLPDGEGGAGEGEGPVRSPV